One Vigna unguiculata cultivar IT97K-499-35 chromosome 7, ASM411807v1, whole genome shotgun sequence genomic region harbors:
- the LOC114191364 gene encoding protein DETOXIFICATION 36-like, which yields MEREEELHEAFLSSSHDDESSHVTKSRLEEVLSDTTIAFSKRILSATWIEFDLLFLLAGPAIIVYVINNLMSLLGMGSAVETLCGQAYRANKHEMLVVYMQRAIIVLVVTGIPLTVAYIFCEPILLLLGEPPELASVAAVFVYGLIPQIFGYAVNFPYRSFCRRRVWWCQALTYETDFRIRVECWKRILESINTQNLSMKF from the exons ATGGAACGGGAAGAGGAACTACATGAAGCCTTCTTGAGCTCAAGCCATGATGATGAATCATCACACGTAACAAAATCCCGTCTGGAAGAGGTGCTATCGGACACCACCATAGCCTTCTCCAAGCGCATCCTCTCAGCCACATGGATCGAATTCGACCTCCTATTTCTCCTTGCAGGACCTGCAATCATCGTTTATGTCATCAACAACCTCATGTCCCTC CTGGGTATGGGAAGTGCTGTTGAAACTTTATGTGGACAAGCGTACAGAGCTAATAAGCATGAGATGCTGGTCGTGTACATGCAGAGAGCAATTATTGTTTTAGTTGTGACTGGGATTCCATTAACGGTGGCATATATCTTCTGCGAGCCTATTCTTCTGTTGTTGGGTGAACCTCCTGAGCTTGCTTCAGTTGCGGCGGTCTTTGTGTACGGTTTGATCCCGCAGATCTTCGGTTATGCGGTGAACTTCCCATACAGAAGTTTCTGCAGGCGCAGAGTGTGGTGGTGCCAAGCACTTACATATGAAACGGATTTTAGAATCCGTGTAGAATGCTGGAAACGGATTTTAGAATCCATTAACACACAAAATCTAAGTATGAAATTCTGA
- the LOC114192241 gene encoding protein NPGR2-like isoform X1, translating into MMEKTLFSFLFLPLLRSFLSFLLLSMIPIRPFLTFDFSKLGNRVECFSMRAKSLISKKQISLRLRKMIKCICSGEQLKVDELGYSSESLATRDYSASGGFSSRPGENDPKLDNTNIEEAESSLRESGYLNYEEARALLGRLEYQKGNVEAALHVFEGIDIATVVPKIKVSISRRCEPNRRSSQSDAQPPMSMHAVTLILEAVFLKAKSLQALGRFQDAAQSCKTILDTVESALPEGWPENLVSDCKLQETVANAVELLPELWKLAGSPQDVISSFRRALLYHWNLGIKATARIQKEFAFFLLYSGCEASPPALRSQLDGSFVPRSNLEEAVLLLLILLRKSILGYIEWDPSLIDHLSFALSVSGEFMTLAQQVEELLPENVDRKERFYTLALCYCGEGEHTTALDLLRNSLNHRENSDCIKELLLASKICADKKIYTEEGIGYSSKAISQLNGKCMQMVAIANCLLGVLLSSKSKSVASESEKVFLQSEALSALKDSERTMRESDPYIVLHLCLEYAEQRKLSIAIEHAKKLIKLEGGSSVSAYILLARILSAQRKFEDAELVIDAALDQSGKWDQGELLRTKAKLRIAQGKLKNAVETYTFLLAVLQVQNKSLGTASKSKVNRDRRLEMEIWHDLAKVYTALSQWQDAEVCLAKSEAINPYSASRWHTKGLVFEARGVHQEALKSFRKALDIEPNHVPSLISTACVLRKLGGQSSSIVRSLLTDALRLDRTNPSAWYNLGLFYRDDLGTSAMEAVECFEAAAFLEESSPIEPFR; encoded by the exons ATGATggaaaaaacacttttttcctTCCTCTTTCTACCTCTTTTACGTTCTTTCCTatcatttcttcttctctctatgATTCCGATAAGGCCTTTCCTTACATTCGACTTTAG CAAGTTGG GTAACCGAGTGGAATGTTTCAGTATGAGAGCTAAGAGTTTGATAAGTAAAAAGCAGATAAGCCTAAGATTGAGAAAAATGATTAAGTGTATATGCTCTGGGGAGCAGTTAAAGGTGGATGAATTAGGTTACTCATCGGAGTCCTTAGCAACCAGAGATTATTCAGCAAGTGGTGGCTTTTCATCTCGTCCTGGTGAAAACGACCCAAAGCTTGACAATACCAACATTGAAGAAGCAGAGTCTTCTCTTCGTGAAAGTGGTTATTTAAACTATGAG GAAGCTAGAGCTTTGCTTGGAAGACTTGAGTATCAGAAAGGCAATGTGGAAGCTGCACTTCATGTGTTTGAAGGAATAGATATTGCTACTGTTGTTCCCAAGATTAAGGTTTCTATATCCAGAAGATGTGAACCTAATAGACGAAGTTCGCAAAGTGATGCTCAGCCTCCTATGTCAATGCATGCTGTTACTTTAATTCTTGAAGCTGTATTTCTCAAGGCCAAATCGTTGCAGGCTCTAGGAAGGTTTCAAG ATGCTGCTCAGTCATGCAAGACGATTTTAGACACTGTTGAATCAGCTTTACCGGAAGGCTGGCCTGAAAACTTAGTTTCGGATTGTAAACTGCAAGAGACTGTGGCAAATGCTGTGGAACTGCTTCCAGAGTTATGGAAGCTTGCAGGCTCTCCTCAAGATGTGATCTCATCGTTTAGGAGGGCTCTGCTTTATCATTGGAATCTTGGCATTAAAGCCACTGCAAGAATACAAAAGGAATTTGCTTTTTTTCTTCTGTATAGTGGTTGTGAAGCTAGTCCTCCTGCTCTTCGCTCTCAGTTGGATGGTTCCTTTGTGCCAAGAAGCAACTTAGAAGAGGCTGTTCTTCTGCTTCTGATTTTGCTGAGAAAATCTATTCTTGGATACATTGAATGGGACCCTTCATTAATTGATCACCTTTCTTTTGCTCTAAGTGTTTCTGGGGAATTCATGACCCTAGCTCAGCAGGTTGAGGAATTGCTTCCTGAAAACGTGGACAGAAAAGAAAGATTCTATACTCTAGCTCTTTGTTACTGTGGAGAAGGTGAACATACGACTGCTTTGGATCTTCTAAGGAACTCTCTGAATCACAGAGAGAACTCAGACTGCATAAAGGAGTTACTTTTAGCTTCAAAAATTTGTGCAGACAAGAAGATTTACACTGAAGAAGGAATCGGATATTCTTCCAAAGCCATTTCTCAGCTGAATGGAAAGTGCATGCAGATGGTAGCTATTGCAAATTGCTTGCTGGGTGTTCTACTGTCGTCAAAATCAAAGTCAGTTGCTTCTGAATCAGAGAAGGTTTTTTTGCAGTCTGAAGCACTCAGCGCTCTAAAGGATTCTGAGAGAACGATGAGGGAAAGCGATCCTTACATTGTCCTTCATCTTTGTCTAGAATATGCTGAACAGAGGAAGTTGAGCATCGCTATTGAACATGCAAAGAAACTGATTAAGCTTGAGGGTGGATCTAGTGTCAGTGCATATATTCTTCTAGCACGGATTTTATCTGCTCAACGAAAGTTTGAAGATGCAGAGCTTGTTATCGATGCTGCTCTAGATCAAAGTGGGAAATGGGATCAAGGAGAATTGTTGAGAACTAAAGCTAAACTACGTATTGCACAGGGAAAATTAAAGAATGCAGTGGAGACATATACTTTTCTTCTTGCTGTTCTTCAGGTCCAAAATAAAAGTTTAGGCACCGCAAGTAAG AGTAAGGTAAACCGCGACAGAAGACTGGAAATGGAAATATGGCATGATTTAGCCAAAGTGTACACGGCCTTATCACAGTGGCAGGATGCTGAAGTTTGTCTAGCAAAATCTGAGGCTATTAATCCCTATTCTGCTTCTAGATGGCACACAAAGG GTTTAGTTTTTGAAGCCAGAGGTGTTCATCAAGAGGCTCTGAAATCATTTAGGAAAGCATTAGATATTGAACCCAACCATGTGCCAAGTTTGATATCTACAGCGTGTGTACTCAGAAAACTTGGTGGTCAATCATCTTCAATAGTTAGAAGCCTTCTCACTGATGCGTTGCGCCTTGACAGAACAAACCCATCTGCTTGGTACAATCTTGGACTGTTCTACAGAGATGATTTGGGGACATCGGCAATGGAAGCTGTTGAATGCTTTGAAGCTGCAGCTTTTCTTGAAGAATCTTCTCCCATCGAACCCTTTAGATAG
- the LOC114192241 gene encoding protein NPGR2-like isoform X2, whose protein sequence is MLNFDQILWLTWLCQKLGNRVECFSMRAKSLISKKQISLRLRKMIKCICSGEQLKVDELGYSSESLATRDYSASGGFSSRPGENDPKLDNTNIEEAESSLRESGYLNYEEARALLGRLEYQKGNVEAALHVFEGIDIATVVPKIKVSISRRCEPNRRSSQSDAQPPMSMHAVTLILEAVFLKAKSLQALGRFQDAAQSCKTILDTVESALPEGWPENLVSDCKLQETVANAVELLPELWKLAGSPQDVISSFRRALLYHWNLGIKATARIQKEFAFFLLYSGCEASPPALRSQLDGSFVPRSNLEEAVLLLLILLRKSILGYIEWDPSLIDHLSFALSVSGEFMTLAQQVEELLPENVDRKERFYTLALCYCGEGEHTTALDLLRNSLNHRENSDCIKELLLASKICADKKIYTEEGIGYSSKAISQLNGKCMQMVAIANCLLGVLLSSKSKSVASESEKVFLQSEALSALKDSERTMRESDPYIVLHLCLEYAEQRKLSIAIEHAKKLIKLEGGSSVSAYILLARILSAQRKFEDAELVIDAALDQSGKWDQGELLRTKAKLRIAQGKLKNAVETYTFLLAVLQVQNKSLGTASKSKVNRDRRLEMEIWHDLAKVYTALSQWQDAEVCLAKSEAINPYSASRWHTKGLVFEARGVHQEALKSFRKALDIEPNHVPSLISTACVLRKLGGQSSSIVRSLLTDALRLDRTNPSAWYNLGLFYRDDLGTSAMEAVECFEAAAFLEESSPIEPFR, encoded by the exons ATGTTGAATTTTGATCAGATCCTTTGGTTGACTTGGTTATGTCAGAAATTAG GTAACCGAGTGGAATGTTTCAGTATGAGAGCTAAGAGTTTGATAAGTAAAAAGCAGATAAGCCTAAGATTGAGAAAAATGATTAAGTGTATATGCTCTGGGGAGCAGTTAAAGGTGGATGAATTAGGTTACTCATCGGAGTCCTTAGCAACCAGAGATTATTCAGCAAGTGGTGGCTTTTCATCTCGTCCTGGTGAAAACGACCCAAAGCTTGACAATACCAACATTGAAGAAGCAGAGTCTTCTCTTCGTGAAAGTGGTTATTTAAACTATGAG GAAGCTAGAGCTTTGCTTGGAAGACTTGAGTATCAGAAAGGCAATGTGGAAGCTGCACTTCATGTGTTTGAAGGAATAGATATTGCTACTGTTGTTCCCAAGATTAAGGTTTCTATATCCAGAAGATGTGAACCTAATAGACGAAGTTCGCAAAGTGATGCTCAGCCTCCTATGTCAATGCATGCTGTTACTTTAATTCTTGAAGCTGTATTTCTCAAGGCCAAATCGTTGCAGGCTCTAGGAAGGTTTCAAG ATGCTGCTCAGTCATGCAAGACGATTTTAGACACTGTTGAATCAGCTTTACCGGAAGGCTGGCCTGAAAACTTAGTTTCGGATTGTAAACTGCAAGAGACTGTGGCAAATGCTGTGGAACTGCTTCCAGAGTTATGGAAGCTTGCAGGCTCTCCTCAAGATGTGATCTCATCGTTTAGGAGGGCTCTGCTTTATCATTGGAATCTTGGCATTAAAGCCACTGCAAGAATACAAAAGGAATTTGCTTTTTTTCTTCTGTATAGTGGTTGTGAAGCTAGTCCTCCTGCTCTTCGCTCTCAGTTGGATGGTTCCTTTGTGCCAAGAAGCAACTTAGAAGAGGCTGTTCTTCTGCTTCTGATTTTGCTGAGAAAATCTATTCTTGGATACATTGAATGGGACCCTTCATTAATTGATCACCTTTCTTTTGCTCTAAGTGTTTCTGGGGAATTCATGACCCTAGCTCAGCAGGTTGAGGAATTGCTTCCTGAAAACGTGGACAGAAAAGAAAGATTCTATACTCTAGCTCTTTGTTACTGTGGAGAAGGTGAACATACGACTGCTTTGGATCTTCTAAGGAACTCTCTGAATCACAGAGAGAACTCAGACTGCATAAAGGAGTTACTTTTAGCTTCAAAAATTTGTGCAGACAAGAAGATTTACACTGAAGAAGGAATCGGATATTCTTCCAAAGCCATTTCTCAGCTGAATGGAAAGTGCATGCAGATGGTAGCTATTGCAAATTGCTTGCTGGGTGTTCTACTGTCGTCAAAATCAAAGTCAGTTGCTTCTGAATCAGAGAAGGTTTTTTTGCAGTCTGAAGCACTCAGCGCTCTAAAGGATTCTGAGAGAACGATGAGGGAAAGCGATCCTTACATTGTCCTTCATCTTTGTCTAGAATATGCTGAACAGAGGAAGTTGAGCATCGCTATTGAACATGCAAAGAAACTGATTAAGCTTGAGGGTGGATCTAGTGTCAGTGCATATATTCTTCTAGCACGGATTTTATCTGCTCAACGAAAGTTTGAAGATGCAGAGCTTGTTATCGATGCTGCTCTAGATCAAAGTGGGAAATGGGATCAAGGAGAATTGTTGAGAACTAAAGCTAAACTACGTATTGCACAGGGAAAATTAAAGAATGCAGTGGAGACATATACTTTTCTTCTTGCTGTTCTTCAGGTCCAAAATAAAAGTTTAGGCACCGCAAGTAAG AGTAAGGTAAACCGCGACAGAAGACTGGAAATGGAAATATGGCATGATTTAGCCAAAGTGTACACGGCCTTATCACAGTGGCAGGATGCTGAAGTTTGTCTAGCAAAATCTGAGGCTATTAATCCCTATTCTGCTTCTAGATGGCACACAAAGG GTTTAGTTTTTGAAGCCAGAGGTGTTCATCAAGAGGCTCTGAAATCATTTAGGAAAGCATTAGATATTGAACCCAACCATGTGCCAAGTTTGATATCTACAGCGTGTGTACTCAGAAAACTTGGTGGTCAATCATCTTCAATAGTTAGAAGCCTTCTCACTGATGCGTTGCGCCTTGACAGAACAAACCCATCTGCTTGGTACAATCTTGGACTGTTCTACAGAGATGATTTGGGGACATCGGCAATGGAAGCTGTTGAATGCTTTGAAGCTGCAGCTTTTCTTGAAGAATCTTCTCCCATCGAACCCTTTAGATAG
- the LOC114192241 gene encoding protein NPGR2-like isoform X3, which yields MRAKSLISKKQISLRLRKMIKCICSGEQLKVDELGYSSESLATRDYSASGGFSSRPGENDPKLDNTNIEEAESSLRESGYLNYEEARALLGRLEYQKGNVEAALHVFEGIDIATVVPKIKVSISRRCEPNRRSSQSDAQPPMSMHAVTLILEAVFLKAKSLQALGRFQDAAQSCKTILDTVESALPEGWPENLVSDCKLQETVANAVELLPELWKLAGSPQDVISSFRRALLYHWNLGIKATARIQKEFAFFLLYSGCEASPPALRSQLDGSFVPRSNLEEAVLLLLILLRKSILGYIEWDPSLIDHLSFALSVSGEFMTLAQQVEELLPENVDRKERFYTLALCYCGEGEHTTALDLLRNSLNHRENSDCIKELLLASKICADKKIYTEEGIGYSSKAISQLNGKCMQMVAIANCLLGVLLSSKSKSVASESEKVFLQSEALSALKDSERTMRESDPYIVLHLCLEYAEQRKLSIAIEHAKKLIKLEGGSSVSAYILLARILSAQRKFEDAELVIDAALDQSGKWDQGELLRTKAKLRIAQGKLKNAVETYTFLLAVLQVQNKSLGTASKSKVNRDRRLEMEIWHDLAKVYTALSQWQDAEVCLAKSEAINPYSASRWHTKGLVFEARGVHQEALKSFRKALDIEPNHVPSLISTACVLRKLGGQSSSIVRSLLTDALRLDRTNPSAWYNLGLFYRDDLGTSAMEAVECFEAAAFLEESSPIEPFR from the exons ATGAGAGCTAAGAGTTTGATAAGTAAAAAGCAGATAAGCCTAAGATTGAGAAAAATGATTAAGTGTATATGCTCTGGGGAGCAGTTAAAGGTGGATGAATTAGGTTACTCATCGGAGTCCTTAGCAACCAGAGATTATTCAGCAAGTGGTGGCTTTTCATCTCGTCCTGGTGAAAACGACCCAAAGCTTGACAATACCAACATTGAAGAAGCAGAGTCTTCTCTTCGTGAAAGTGGTTATTTAAACTATGAG GAAGCTAGAGCTTTGCTTGGAAGACTTGAGTATCAGAAAGGCAATGTGGAAGCTGCACTTCATGTGTTTGAAGGAATAGATATTGCTACTGTTGTTCCCAAGATTAAGGTTTCTATATCCAGAAGATGTGAACCTAATAGACGAAGTTCGCAAAGTGATGCTCAGCCTCCTATGTCAATGCATGCTGTTACTTTAATTCTTGAAGCTGTATTTCTCAAGGCCAAATCGTTGCAGGCTCTAGGAAGGTTTCAAG ATGCTGCTCAGTCATGCAAGACGATTTTAGACACTGTTGAATCAGCTTTACCGGAAGGCTGGCCTGAAAACTTAGTTTCGGATTGTAAACTGCAAGAGACTGTGGCAAATGCTGTGGAACTGCTTCCAGAGTTATGGAAGCTTGCAGGCTCTCCTCAAGATGTGATCTCATCGTTTAGGAGGGCTCTGCTTTATCATTGGAATCTTGGCATTAAAGCCACTGCAAGAATACAAAAGGAATTTGCTTTTTTTCTTCTGTATAGTGGTTGTGAAGCTAGTCCTCCTGCTCTTCGCTCTCAGTTGGATGGTTCCTTTGTGCCAAGAAGCAACTTAGAAGAGGCTGTTCTTCTGCTTCTGATTTTGCTGAGAAAATCTATTCTTGGATACATTGAATGGGACCCTTCATTAATTGATCACCTTTCTTTTGCTCTAAGTGTTTCTGGGGAATTCATGACCCTAGCTCAGCAGGTTGAGGAATTGCTTCCTGAAAACGTGGACAGAAAAGAAAGATTCTATACTCTAGCTCTTTGTTACTGTGGAGAAGGTGAACATACGACTGCTTTGGATCTTCTAAGGAACTCTCTGAATCACAGAGAGAACTCAGACTGCATAAAGGAGTTACTTTTAGCTTCAAAAATTTGTGCAGACAAGAAGATTTACACTGAAGAAGGAATCGGATATTCTTCCAAAGCCATTTCTCAGCTGAATGGAAAGTGCATGCAGATGGTAGCTATTGCAAATTGCTTGCTGGGTGTTCTACTGTCGTCAAAATCAAAGTCAGTTGCTTCTGAATCAGAGAAGGTTTTTTTGCAGTCTGAAGCACTCAGCGCTCTAAAGGATTCTGAGAGAACGATGAGGGAAAGCGATCCTTACATTGTCCTTCATCTTTGTCTAGAATATGCTGAACAGAGGAAGTTGAGCATCGCTATTGAACATGCAAAGAAACTGATTAAGCTTGAGGGTGGATCTAGTGTCAGTGCATATATTCTTCTAGCACGGATTTTATCTGCTCAACGAAAGTTTGAAGATGCAGAGCTTGTTATCGATGCTGCTCTAGATCAAAGTGGGAAATGGGATCAAGGAGAATTGTTGAGAACTAAAGCTAAACTACGTATTGCACAGGGAAAATTAAAGAATGCAGTGGAGACATATACTTTTCTTCTTGCTGTTCTTCAGGTCCAAAATAAAAGTTTAGGCACCGCAAGTAAG AGTAAGGTAAACCGCGACAGAAGACTGGAAATGGAAATATGGCATGATTTAGCCAAAGTGTACACGGCCTTATCACAGTGGCAGGATGCTGAAGTTTGTCTAGCAAAATCTGAGGCTATTAATCCCTATTCTGCTTCTAGATGGCACACAAAGG GTTTAGTTTTTGAAGCCAGAGGTGTTCATCAAGAGGCTCTGAAATCATTTAGGAAAGCATTAGATATTGAACCCAACCATGTGCCAAGTTTGATATCTACAGCGTGTGTACTCAGAAAACTTGGTGGTCAATCATCTTCAATAGTTAGAAGCCTTCTCACTGATGCGTTGCGCCTTGACAGAACAAACCCATCTGCTTGGTACAATCTTGGACTGTTCTACAGAGATGATTTGGGGACATCGGCAATGGAAGCTGTTGAATGCTTTGAAGCTGCAGCTTTTCTTGAAGAATCTTCTCCCATCGAACCCTTTAGATAG
- the LOC114191764 gene encoding multiple organellar RNA editing factor 2, chloroplastic-like, protein MARAISSSCARFTMRLLSTSTFTAALPKPSTLSLPSRRFLFPLSHAIVPPSTRVAGIRCRVNRAGDSAYSPLNSGSSSFSDRPPTEMAPLFPGCDYNHWLIVMDKPGGENANKQQMIDCYIQTLAKVLGSEEEAKKKIYNVSCERYFGFGCEIDEETSNKLEGLPGVLFVLPDSYVDPENKDYGAELFVNGEIVQRSPERQRRVEPQPQRHQDRPRYNDRTRYVRRRENTQ, encoded by the exons ATGGCAAGAGCCATTTCCTCATCCTGCGCACGCTTCACCATGCGTCTTCTCTCCACCAGCACCTTCACCGCTGCATTACCCAAACCCTCAACACTTTCACTCCCTTCGCGTCGTTTCCTTTTCCCTCTCTCCCATGCCATCGTTCCTCCCTCCACTCGCGTTGCCGGGATCCGATGCCGTGTCAACCGAGCTGGCGACTCCGCCTACTCGCCTCTCAACTCCGGATCTTCGTCCTTCAGCGATCGCCCTCCCACCGAGATGGCGCCTCTTTTCCCCGGCTGCGACTACAACCACTGGCTCATTGTGATGGACAAGCCAGGTGGCGAGAATGCCAACAAGCAGCAGATGATTGATTGCTACATCCAAACCCTTGCCAAGGTTTTAGGCAGCGAAGAGGAAGCTAAGAAGAAGATTTACAATGTTTCCTGCGAGAGGTACTTTGGTTTCGGCTGTGAGATTGACGAGGAAACCTCTAATAAGTTAGAAG GGTTGCCTGGAGTTTTGTTTGTGCTACCGGATTCGTATGTCGATCCGGAAAACAAGGACTATGGCG CTGAATTATTTGTAAATGGAGAGATCGTCCAGAGATCACCTGAAAGGCAGAGAAGGGTGGAGCCACAGCCACAGAGGCATCAAGACAGACCAAGATACAATGATAGGACAAGGTATGTCCGCCGCAGAGAGAACACGCAGTGA